From a single Cryptococcus neoformans var. neoformans B-3501A chromosome 3, whole genome shotgun sequence genomic region:
- a CDS encoding hypothetical protein (Match to ESTs gb|CF190553.1|CF190553, gb|CF191468.1|CF191468, gb|CF190552.1|CF190552), which yields MRFTPSAVLATLFLATSVFAQRMTTTLDVEDGNTLVISMTTDARGATITSTLSTIFSNGDDETSTSSSKSTSAKRTTTTTPRVVGAETTTTSTAPPMRTTTYWVDTGNGYWTDYTWTAPTTTVPTVATVNVPAGTVQNYNDYQSAVNSAVFSSAQEAVASSNARARAQPIGMDSILGGWMTLALGAIGAGLGVLAL from the exons ATGCGATTTACACCTTCTGCTGTCCTTGctaccctcttcctcgcgaCCTCAGTTTTTGCGCAGCGAATGACTACCACTCTTGATGTCGAG GATGGCAACACTCTTGTCATCTCCATGACTACCGATGCACGGGGTGCCACCATCACATCGACTTTGAGTACGATCTTTAGtaatggtgatgatgaaacCAGCACATCGTCTTCTAAGTCAACTTCGGCAAAGAGGACTACTACCACGAC TCCACGGGTTGTGGGAGCGGAAACCACAACCACTTCCACTGCTCCCCCCATGAGGACTACCACTTACTGGGTCGACACCGGTAATGGATACTGGACTGACTACACTTGGACTGCTCCTACTACCAC TGTTCCCACTGTTGCCACCGTCAACGTTCCTGCTGGTACCGTCCAGAATTACAACGATTATCAGTCTGCTGTCAACTCTGCCGTTTTCTCATCCGCTCAAGAGGCTGTTGCCTCTTCAAATGCTCGTGCACGAGCTCAGCCCATCGGTATGGACAGCATTCttggaggatggatgaCACTGGCGCTCGGTGCCATTGGTGCAGGTCTCGGCGTTCTCGCGCTCTAA
- a CDS encoding hypothetical protein (HMMPfam hit to CN_hydrolase, Carbon-nitrogen hydrolase, score: 156.8, E(): 4.7e-44), producing MAKIQATPFRLALLQLGGLTASKASNISIAAKAVTSAAASSPKPQLIVLPEIWNSPYAVSSFREYSEKVPEVGSKWKSLKEGEEGETIKALREMARSSGCWLIGGSIPERDEKTDNIYNTCTVYDPEGTLVAVHQKVHLFDIDIPGKQTFKESDTLTGGSHLTTFTTPFGKIGLGICYDIRFPEMAMIAARQGCIAMIYPAAFNTTTGPMHWTLLQRARAVDNEIYVAMCSPARHPEAAYQAYGHSSVVNPVGDVVVEADHEPTTIYADIDPELLATTRRSIPVTVQRRFDVYPDVSSSFQ from the exons ATGGCCAAAATTCAGGCAACCCCTTTCAgacttgctcttctccagctcgGCGGCCTCACCGCCTCCAAAGCTTCCAACATTTCAATTGCCGCTAAAGCAGTCACTTCTGCCgctgcttcctctcctAAACCCCAGTTGATCGTTCTTCCCGAAATTTGGAATTCTCCTTATGCCGTTAGCAGCTTTAGAGAGTACAGCGAAAAGGTACCCGAAGTTGGAAGCAAgtggaagagcttgaaggaaggtgaggaaggagagaccATAAAGGCCCTTCGGGAGATGGCAAGGAGCAGTGGATGCTGGTTGATCGGCG GGTCTATTCctgaaagagatgagaagacGGACAACATCTACAATACTTGTACTGTCTACGATCCTGAAG GCACCCTCGTTGCTGTCCACCAGAAGGTTCATCTCTTCGATATTGACATTCCCGGTAAACAAACCTTCAAG GAGTCAGACACTCTCACAGGGGGCTCTCACCTTACCACATTCACCACCCCTTTCGGCAAGATCGGTCTTGGTATCTGTTACGATATC CGTTTCCCCGAGATGGCAATGATCGCCGCTCGTCAAGGCTGTATTGCCATGATCTACCCCGCAGCGTTCAACACAACCACCGGTCCGATGCACTGGACTTTGCTTCAGCGTGCGAG GGCTGTGGACAATGAGATTTATGTCGCCATGTGCTCGCCTGCTAGGCATCCAGAGGCCGCCTACCAAGCT TATGGCCACTCTAGTGTTGTGAACCCCGT CGGAGATGTAGTTGTTGAGGCTGACCATGAGCCCACCACTATCTACGCCGACATCG ACCCGGAGTTGCTCGCCACTACTAGAAGAAGTATCCCTGTTACTGTTCAAAGGAGGTTTGACGTCTATCCCgatgtttcttcttccttccaataG